The Bradyrhizobium ottawaense genome window below encodes:
- a CDS encoding NAD(P)/FAD-dependent oxidoreductase gives MRLVIIGAGFAGMYAALSAARLRDIQGVSPEQLEIALVSPEPTLVVRPRLYESKPETLTAPLLGVLKAIDVVYVQGSAETIDTQSRVVGIVAAEGVKKSLSYDRLVVATGSRLARPDIPGLAEHGFSVDQLDDAIALDRHLHGLADRPALNGRDTVVVAGGGFTGIEAATELPTRLRAIFGKGVKPRVIIVDRNSAIAPAMGERPRPVIEDSLHKRGVETRLGVGVASLDKSGVTLTSGEHIETETVIWAAGIRAAPLTAQVPAERDNSGRLLVDRDLRVSSVPGVFATGDAARAACDDDGNFALMSCQHATRMGAFAGHNAAAELLGVPTKRYHQEKYVTCLDLGEADAVFTRGWEREVTMVGDTAKKTKQEINTVWIYPPKAERAAALASADPERVGDVSGFF, from the coding sequence ATGCGACTTGTCATCATTGGCGCCGGCTTCGCCGGCATGTACGCCGCACTTTCCGCCGCCCGCCTGCGCGACATCCAGGGCGTTTCGCCCGAACAGCTCGAGATCGCGCTGGTTTCGCCCGAGCCGACGCTCGTGGTCCGCCCGCGGCTCTACGAATCGAAGCCCGAGACCTTGACCGCGCCGCTGCTGGGTGTGCTCAAGGCCATCGACGTCGTCTATGTGCAAGGCAGCGCAGAGACGATCGACACCCAGTCGCGCGTGGTGGGAATCGTCGCCGCCGAGGGTGTGAAGAAGAGCCTGTCCTATGACCGGCTGGTGGTGGCGACCGGCAGTCGGCTGGCGCGTCCTGATATTCCGGGCCTTGCCGAACATGGTTTCAGCGTCGACCAGCTCGACGACGCGATTGCCCTCGACCGGCATCTGCATGGCCTGGCTGACCGGCCGGCATTGAACGGGCGCGACACCGTCGTCGTGGCCGGCGGCGGGTTCACCGGCATCGAGGCGGCAACCGAGTTGCCGACGCGGCTTCGCGCTATTTTCGGCAAGGGCGTCAAGCCGCGCGTCATCATCGTCGACCGAAACAGCGCTATCGCTCCCGCCATGGGTGAACGCCCCCGCCCCGTCATTGAGGACTCCCTGCACAAGCGCGGCGTGGAGACCCGGCTCGGCGTCGGTGTCGCCTCGCTCGATAAATCGGGCGTTACGCTGACCTCAGGCGAACACATCGAGACCGAGACCGTGATCTGGGCGGCCGGCATTCGCGCAGCTCCGTTGACCGCACAAGTCCCCGCCGAGCGCGACAATTCCGGCCGGCTGCTGGTCGACCGTGATTTGCGCGTGTCGTCGGTACCCGGCGTCTTTGCCACCGGCGATGCCGCCCGCGCCGCCTGCGACGATGACGGTAATTTCGCGCTGATGTCGTGCCAGCACGCCACGCGAATGGGCGCCTTTGCCGGCCACAACGCCGCCGCAGAACTGCTCGGCGTTCCGACCAAACGCTACCACCAGGAGAAATACGTTACCTGCCTCGACCTCGGCGAAGCCGACGCGGTGTTCACCCGCGGCTGGGAGCGCGAGGTGACGATGGTCGGCGATACCGCCAAGAAAACCAAGCAGGAGATCAACACCGTCTGGATCTATCCGCCGAAGGCCGAACGCGCCGCCGCCCTCGCCTCGGCCGATCCGGAGCGTGTGGGCGATGTAAGCGGCTTCTTCTAG
- a CDS encoding helix-turn-helix domain-containing protein has protein sequence MKKPIVNDPLEALLGAAGAHQDGWPAAQRRAAEVEMARVLKTAPVQMASDPANGAIAHWKHGALHDVVEPMADHVIMAYPTGVQRLERRSGKSLATGTARPGVVTIIPAGSSSKWDIPGPVDVIQLYLPRTTLERVAREADASAPGELLERTGHPDAITSSLLMSAADVLDGNSSLDALFRQQLTDLLATRLLAAHAGTAVTFEPAVGGLSPHALRRTIERLRSGNDADVSLAALASDAGLSRFHFCRAFKDSTGLSPHAWLRQQRLERAMNMLRDTDASIELVAAELGYASQTAFTAAFKKLTGNTPSDWRRRIR, from the coding sequence ATGAAGAAACCGATCGTGAACGATCCCCTGGAGGCTCTGCTTGGCGCAGCCGGTGCGCACCAGGACGGTTGGCCGGCCGCCCAGCGGCGCGCTGCCGAAGTCGAGATGGCGCGTGTGCTCAAGACGGCGCCGGTACAGATGGCTTCAGACCCTGCCAACGGCGCCATCGCGCATTGGAAGCACGGGGCGTTGCACGACGTGGTCGAGCCCATGGCCGACCATGTCATCATGGCTTACCCCACGGGCGTTCAGCGTCTGGAGCGGCGCAGCGGGAAATCGCTGGCAACTGGAACGGCGCGTCCCGGAGTCGTGACGATCATTCCGGCGGGTTCAAGCTCGAAATGGGATATTCCCGGCCCCGTCGATGTCATCCAGCTCTATCTTCCGCGCACCACGCTCGAACGCGTAGCCCGCGAAGCCGACGCATCTGCTCCCGGCGAACTGCTGGAACGGACGGGGCATCCCGACGCCATCACATCCAGCTTGCTGATGAGCGCGGCGGATGTACTCGACGGCAATTCGTCCCTTGATGCCCTGTTCAGGCAGCAGCTGACGGATCTGCTGGCCACGCGTCTGCTGGCTGCGCATGCCGGCACAGCCGTCACGTTCGAGCCGGCCGTGGGTGGGCTGTCGCCCCATGCGCTCCGCCGAACGATCGAACGCCTGCGCTCGGGCAACGATGCTGACGTTTCGCTGGCGGCGCTCGCATCGGATGCCGGCCTGTCGCGCTTCCACTTCTGTCGCGCCTTCAAGGATAGCACCGGGCTTTCACCGCACGCCTGGCTGCGCCAGCAGCGACTCGAGCGGGCCATGAACATGCTGCGCGATACCGACGCATCGATCGAGCTGGTGGCCGCAGAGCTCGGTTATGCTTCGCAAACTGCTTTCACGGCAGCGTTCAAGAAGCTGACGGGTAATACCCCGAGCGATTGGCGCCGGCGCATCCGGTAA